One part of the Thiothrix nivea DSM 5205 genome encodes these proteins:
- the nuoH gene encoding NADH-quinone oxidoreductase subunit NuoH, producing MVEFLNNLLSSFLPDWLALLVMIVLKIVAIILPLILLVAYATYAERKIIGYMQVRMGPNRVGFKGLLQPFADMFKLIFKEIVVPAKSNRFLFLIAPLLAMGPAFAAWAVIPFSDGMVLANVNAGLLFLLALTSLGVYGVILAGWASNSKYAQLSALRIGAQMVSYEIAMGFALVGVLMASGSLNLGDIVMAQSGSIFSWFVWPLFGLFLVYFISGVAETNRAPFDVAEGESEIVAGFHVEYSGMAFSIFFLAEYANMWLIAALTSLMFLGGWLSPFQGLTFLTDTPVIGLLFGDGVHWLLLKASFFMLLFFWFRATFPRYRYDQIMRLGWKILIPVTLVWIFGEGLAVALGWQPWLHGG from the coding sequence ATGGTCGAATTTCTGAACAACCTGTTATCCAGCTTCCTGCCGGACTGGCTAGCGTTGCTGGTGATGATCGTGCTTAAGATTGTGGCGATCATCCTGCCGCTGATCCTGCTGGTGGCTTACGCGACTTACGCCGAACGCAAGATTATCGGGTATATGCAGGTGCGTATGGGGCCGAACCGGGTAGGCTTCAAGGGCTTGTTGCAGCCGTTTGCGGACATGTTCAAGCTGATCTTCAAGGAAATTGTGGTTCCGGCCAAATCCAACCGCTTCCTGTTCCTGATCGCGCCGTTGCTGGCGATGGGGCCTGCGTTCGCAGCTTGGGCGGTAATCCCGTTCAGTGATGGCATGGTGCTGGCGAATGTGAATGCCGGCCTGTTGTTCCTGCTGGCGCTGACTTCGCTGGGCGTGTATGGCGTTATCCTCGCAGGTTGGGCATCCAACTCCAAGTACGCGCAACTATCGGCGCTGCGGATCGGGGCGCAGATGGTTTCCTACGAAATCGCCATGGGCTTTGCGCTGGTTGGGGTGCTGATGGCGTCCGGCAGCCTGAATCTGGGCGACATCGTGATGGCGCAATCCGGCAGCATTTTCAGCTGGTTTGTGTGGCCGCTGTTTGGGCTGTTTCTGGTGTATTTCATTTCCGGGGTGGCGGAAACCAACCGTGCGCCGTTCGACGTGGCAGAAGGTGAATCCGAGATTGTGGCGGGTTTCCATGTGGAATATTCCGGCATGGCGTTCTCGATTTTCTTCCTCGCGGAATACGCCAATATGTGGCTGATCGCGGCGCTGACTTCACTGATGTTCCTGGGTGGCTGGTTGTCGCCGTTCCAGGGGCTGACATTCCTGACGGATACACCGGTTATCGGCTTATTGTTCGGTGATGGTGTTCACTGGCTGCTGTTGAAGGCATCGTTCTTTATGCTGCTGTTCTTCTGGTTCCGCGCCACTTTCCCGCGTTACCGCTATGACCAGATCATGCGGCTGGGCTGGAAAATCCTGATCCCGGTGACGCTGGTGTGGATTTTTGGCGAAGGGCTGGCAGTCGCTCTCGGTTGGCAGCCTTGGCTGCATGGAGGTTGA
- the nuoI gene encoding NADH-quinone oxidoreductase subunit NuoI codes for MGFNLKHYLKSFTLRELMQGMSVTGKYLFERKFTIQYPEEKTPISPRFRGHHALRRYPNGEERCIACKLCEAVCPALAITIDLEERPDGTRRTTRYDIDMFKCIYCGFCEEACPVDAIVETNIFEYHFENRGENIQTKDKLLAIGDKYEADIAKMKAADAPYR; via the coding sequence ATGGGTTTTAACCTGAAACATTACCTCAAGTCGTTCACCCTGCGGGAATTGATGCAGGGCATGAGCGTAACGGGCAAGTATCTGTTTGAGCGCAAGTTCACAATCCAGTATCCGGAAGAAAAAACGCCGATTTCGCCGCGTTTCCGTGGGCATCATGCGCTGCGCCGCTACCCGAATGGGGAAGAACGCTGCATTGCCTGCAAACTGTGCGAAGCGGTGTGTCCTGCACTGGCGATCACGATTGATCTGGAAGAGCGCCCGGACGGCACGCGCCGTACCACCCGTTACGATATCGACATGTTCAAGTGCATCTACTGCGGTTTCTGTGAGGAAGCCTGCCCGGTGGATGCCATCGTCGAAACCAATATTTTCGAGTACCACTTCGAGAATCGCGGCGAGAACATCCAGACCAAAGACAAGCTGCTGGCCATTGGCGACAAGTACGAAGCCGACATCGCCAAGATGAAAGCAGCCGACGCACCATATCGATAA
- the nuoF gene encoding NADH-quinone oxidoreductase subunit NuoF yields MANQVCFITKQFGDQAHTLESYLKTGGYQAWRKILEEKTSAENIIEEIKDSGLRGRGGAGFPTGMKWSFMPRKMPGQKYIVCNSDESEPGTCKDRDILRFNPHALVEGMAIAGYSIGATVGYNYMRGEFMDEPFIRFEQAVREAYELGLLGKNIQGSGVDFDLHGTLGAGAYVCGEETALLESLEGKKGQPRFKPPFPASFGLYGRPTTINNTETLSSIPIILRNGGKWFADMGVKNSGGEKLFSMSGHLNNPGNFEIPMGTPFPELLAMAGGVRNGHKLKAVIPGGSSVPVLPGDVMMGLTMDYDTIAKAGSYLGSGAVIVMDETTDMVKVLQRISRFYFSESCGQCTPCREGTGWLYRMLTRIVEGKGKPEDVTRLEEISHNIEGRSICALGEAAAMPVWSFVKNFRAEFEYYVEHGRSMVAKG; encoded by the coding sequence ATGGCAAATCAGGTCTGTTTCATCACCAAACAATTCGGCGACCAGGCGCACACGCTGGAGAGCTACCTAAAAACGGGCGGCTATCAGGCGTGGAGAAAAATCCTCGAGGAAAAAACGTCTGCCGAAAACATCATCGAAGAAATCAAGGATTCCGGCCTGCGTGGTCGTGGCGGTGCAGGCTTCCCGACCGGTATGAAGTGGAGTTTCATGCCACGCAAGATGCCGGGTCAGAAATACATCGTCTGCAACTCGGACGAATCTGAGCCGGGTACTTGCAAGGATCGTGACATCCTGCGCTTCAACCCGCACGCACTGGTGGAGGGCATGGCGATTGCCGGTTACAGCATCGGCGCGACGGTTGGCTATAACTACATGCGCGGCGAGTTCATGGATGAGCCTTTCATCCGCTTCGAGCAGGCGGTGAGGGAAGCCTACGAACTCGGCTTGCTGGGTAAAAATATTCAGGGTTCCGGTGTCGATTTCGACCTGCACGGCACGCTGGGTGCGGGCGCTTACGTGTGCGGCGAAGAAACCGCACTGCTGGAATCACTGGAAGGCAAGAAAGGCCAGCCGCGTTTCAAGCCGCCGTTCCCGGCCAGCTTCGGCCTGTACGGTCGCCCGACCACCATCAACAATACGGAAACGCTTTCCTCCATTCCGATCATCCTGCGCAACGGCGGCAAATGGTTTGCCGATATGGGCGTGAAGAATTCCGGGGGCGAAAAGCTGTTTTCCATGTCCGGCCACCTGAATAATCCGGGCAACTTCGAGATTCCGATGGGCACACCGTTCCCTGAGCTGCTGGCAATGGCTGGCGGGGTGCGCAACGGCCACAAGCTGAAAGCGGTTATCCCCGGTGGTTCTTCGGTGCCAGTGCTGCCCGGCGATGTGATGATGGGCCTGACCATGGACTACGACACCATCGCCAAGGCAGGTTCCTACCTCGGCTCCGGCGCGGTGATCGTGATGGATGAAACCACCGACATGGTGAAGGTGTTGCAACGCATTTCGCGCTTCTACTTCTCCGAATCCTGTGGCCAATGCACGCCATGCCGCGAAGGTACCGGCTGGTTGTACCGGATGCTGACCCGCATCGTGGAAGGCAAGGGTAAGCCGGAAGACGTTACGCGGCTGGAAGAAATTTCCCACAACATCGAAGGGCGCTCCATCTGCGCACTGGGTGAAGCGGCGGCGATGCCCGTGTGGAGTTTCGTCAAAAACTTCCGCGCAGAATTTGAATACTACGTCGAGCACGGGCGTAGCATGGTGGCGAAGGGGTAA
- a CDS encoding NADH-quinone oxidoreductase subunit C produces the protein MTVSLEFIRDYLKEGLGDKLSGASLTVGELTLEVPASHWIEVARFLRHDDMLDCAQLTDLCGVDYLTYGDAEWDVTTATRSGFSRAVQADDADPFDFGEQEEQPEVQGKRYAVVIHLLSVSRNMRIRVRTWCADNAFPVIPSLVEIWSSANWYEREAFDLFGIMFSGHPDLRRILTDYGFVGHPFRKDFPLIGQVEMRYDAEQKRVIYEPVSIDPRVLVPRTIRNDQRFSPAEERDD, from the coding sequence ATGACTGTATCACTCGAATTCATCCGGGATTACCTCAAGGAAGGGCTGGGCGACAAGTTGTCAGGAGCCAGTCTGACGGTGGGCGAATTGACGCTGGAAGTGCCTGCTTCACACTGGATCGAGGTTGCCCGTTTCCTGCGCCATGACGACATGCTGGATTGTGCGCAACTGACCGATTTGTGTGGTGTTGACTACCTGACTTATGGCGATGCCGAGTGGGATGTGACGACCGCAACCCGCAGTGGTTTTAGCCGCGCGGTACAGGCAGATGACGCTGACCCGTTCGACTTCGGCGAGCAGGAAGAGCAGCCGGAAGTCCAGGGTAAACGCTACGCAGTAGTCATTCATTTGCTATCCGTTTCCCGTAATATGCGTATCCGGGTACGCACCTGGTGTGCAGATAATGCTTTCCCGGTCATTCCTTCGCTGGTCGAAATCTGGAGTTCCGCCAACTGGTATGAGCGTGAAGCCTTCGACCTGTTCGGCATCATGTTCAGCGGCCACCCTGACCTGCGCCGTATCCTCACCGATTATGGTTTTGTCGGCCACCCTTTCCGCAAGGATTTCCCGCTGATCGGGCAGGTGGAAATGCGCTACGACGCCGAGCAAAAGCGGGTGATTTACGAACCTGTCTCCATTGATCCGCGTGTGTTGGTTCCGCGTACCATCCGTAATGATCAACGATTCTCCCCGGCAGAGGAGCGTGATGACTAA
- a CDS encoding NADH-quinone oxidoreductase subunit D produces the protein MPEIRNFTLNFGPAHPAAHGVLRLVLEMDGETIVRADPHIGLLHRGTEKLAESKPYNQSIGYMDRLDYVSMMCNEHGYVLAIEKLLGITAPERALYIRTLFDEVTRILNHLLWIGAHALDVGAMTMFLYAFREREDLMDAYEAVSGARLHATYYRPGGVYRDLPDSMPQFQSNRFRSEAEAKRLNANRGGSLLDFLEDFTNRFPGYVDEYETLLTDNRIWKQRLVGIGVVSPERALQLGFSGPMLRGSGIEWDLRKKQPYAAYDKMDFDIPVGVQGDSYDRYLVRVEEMRQSNRIIKQCIAWLRKNPGPVMLEDSKVAPPKRTDMKEDMEALIQHFKLMTEGYCLPAGEAYAAVEHPKGEFGCYIVSDGANKPYRLKIRAPGFAHLSGMDEMSKGHMLADVVAIIGTQDIVFGEVDR, from the coding sequence ATGCCTGAAATTCGCAACTTTACGCTGAACTTTGGTCCGGCTCACCCCGCTGCGCATGGTGTGCTGCGCTTGGTACTGGAAATGGATGGTGAAACCATCGTCCGTGCCGACCCGCACATTGGCTTGCTGCACCGTGGCACGGAAAAGCTGGCGGAGAGCAAGCCTTACAACCAAAGTATCGGTTACATGGATCGTCTCGATTACGTATCCATGATGTGTAACGAACACGGTTATGTGCTGGCGATCGAAAAGCTGCTGGGGATTACCGCGCCGGAACGTGCGCTCTACATCCGCACCTTATTCGACGAAGTTACCCGCATCCTCAACCACCTGTTGTGGATCGGTGCTCATGCGCTGGACGTGGGCGCGATGACCATGTTCCTGTACGCATTCCGCGAGCGTGAAGATTTGATGGATGCGTATGAGGCCGTCTCCGGCGCACGTTTGCACGCAACCTATTACCGTCCGGGTGGCGTGTACCGAGACCTGCCGGATTCCATGCCGCAGTTCCAGTCCAACCGTTTCCGTTCGGAAGCCGAAGCCAAACGCCTGAACGCCAACCGTGGCGGCTCGTTGCTGGACTTCCTGGAAGACTTTACCAACCGTTTCCCCGGCTATGTGGACGAATACGAAACCCTGCTGACTGACAACCGTATCTGGAAACAACGTCTGGTCGGCATCGGTGTGGTTTCTCCGGAACGCGCCCTGCAATTGGGGTTCTCCGGGCCGATGTTGCGTGGCTCAGGTATCGAATGGGATTTGCGTAAGAAACAACCTTACGCCGCTTACGACAAAATGGACTTCGATATTCCGGTTGGCGTGCAAGGCGATAGCTACGACCGCTATCTGGTACGGGTGGAAGAAATGCGTCAATCCAACCGTATTATCAAACAGTGCATTGCTTGGCTGCGCAAAAATCCGGGGCCGGTCATGCTGGAAGACAGTAAGGTCGCGCCGCCCAAGCGCACCGACATGAAAGAAGATATGGAAGCGCTAATTCAGCACTTCAAGCTGATGACTGAAGGTTACTGCCTTCCGGCAGGCGAAGCTTACGCTGCTGTTGAGCATCCGAAAGGCGAGTTCGGTTGCTACATCGTCTCGGATGGTGCTAACAAACCTTACCGCCTGAAAATCCGCGCACCGGGTTTCGCCCATCTGTCCGGCATGGACGAAATGTCCAAAGGCCACATGCTGGCGGACGTAGTAGCCATCATCGGCACACAAGACATCGTATTCGGGGAGGTTGACCGCTGA
- the nuoK gene encoding NADH-quinone oxidoreductase subunit NuoK, translating to MIPLSHFLIVAAVLFSISVAGMFLNRKNMLILLMCIELMLLSVNMNFIAFSHYLGDMAGQVFVFFILTVAAAEAAIGLAILVTLFRNRRTINVQELDAMKG from the coding sequence ATGATCCCTTTGTCGCATTTCCTGATAGTTGCCGCCGTGCTGTTCTCCATCAGCGTTGCGGGCATGTTCCTGAACCGCAAGAACATGCTGATCCTGCTGATGTGCATCGAGCTGATGCTGTTGTCGGTAAACATGAACTTCATTGCCTTTTCCCATTATCTGGGGGATATGGCGGGGCAGGTGTTCGTATTCTTCATTCTGACGGTGGCGGCGGCGGAAGCAGCCATTGGTCTGGCGATCCTGGTGACGCTGTTCCGTAACCGCCGCACCATCAATGTCCAAGAACTTGACGCGATGAAGGGGTAA
- the nuoG gene encoding NADH-quinone oxidoreductase subunit NuoG, whose translation MAEEFVTIEINDQPVQARKGAMLIEVADDNGISIPRFCYHKKLSVAANCRMCLVEMEKSWKPVPACATPVNAGMKFWTRSQKAKDAQKGIMEFLLINHPLDCPICDQGGECELQDVSVGYGSNKSQYAEIKRVVKDKDIGPLIETEMTRCIQCTRCVRFGDEIAGMREMGGVGRGDRLEIGTYIEKSLKSELSGNVIDLCPVGALTAKPSRYKARAWEMKSHDSIAPHDSVGSNIHVHTFRKEVVRAVPRDNEAINECWISDRDRFSYQGINSPDRISKPMLKRNGEWQEVGWQQALEATAEILRAANPEATAALANATSTLEELYLFQRLMRGLNVRNIDHRLRQTDFSDQNAAPVCPYLGMETAELEQQNAVFLIGSNVRQEQPMLNHRIRKAALNGGQVMALNPRAFDFNYDIDQQAVAPADMLQTLAAMAGDAGHPVMKVLKDAENAVVLLGNVAAQHPDFASLRALASEIAKQTGAKFGYLAESANSVGAWVAGVVPHRLSAGRELKQPGAPVNEVLHDNTRTFVLLNAELGDFANPQQAMQAFSAADNVIVISPFADDVTRKYATVLLPGTTFAETSGTFINAAGYWQSFKGVTEPLGDARPTWKILRVLGNNAGVPEFDWVTTEEITAELKLELHGVEVCNNADNGFSSSPDKGRSGGVSSGDFQRIGDVEMYRVDPLVRRAKALQAMMPEAAVSLNPADADKLGVAAGDTVKVTQNGVSITLPAAVDAGIPAGCAGLQSGIEVSSVLGAAFGSIQIAKAG comes from the coding sequence ATGGCAGAAGAATTCGTCACAATCGAGATTAACGACCAGCCGGTACAAGCACGCAAAGGCGCGATGCTGATCGAAGTGGCCGACGACAACGGGATCAGCATTCCACGTTTCTGTTATCACAAGAAACTGTCAGTTGCTGCTAACTGCCGCATGTGTCTGGTGGAAATGGAAAAATCCTGGAAGCCGGTTCCCGCCTGCGCCACGCCGGTCAACGCGGGCATGAAGTTTTGGACGCGCTCGCAGAAAGCGAAAGACGCACAGAAAGGCATCATGGAGTTCCTGCTGATTAATCACCCGCTGGATTGCCCGATCTGCGATCAGGGCGGTGAATGTGAGTTGCAGGATGTCTCCGTCGGCTACGGCAGCAACAAATCCCAATACGCTGAAATCAAGCGCGTCGTCAAAGACAAGGACATCGGCCCGCTGATCGAAACCGAAATGACCCGCTGCATCCAGTGTACCCGCTGCGTGCGCTTCGGCGACGAAATCGCCGGGATGCGCGAAATGGGCGGGGTAGGGCGCGGCGACCGTCTGGAAATCGGCACTTACATCGAAAAGTCACTCAAGTCTGAACTCTCCGGCAACGTCATCGACCTGTGCCCGGTCGGTGCGTTGACCGCTAAGCCTTCCCGCTACAAGGCGCGTGCTTGGGAAATGAAATCGCACGATTCCATCGCCCCGCATGACTCGGTTGGTTCCAACATCCACGTCCATACCTTCCGTAAGGAAGTGGTGCGTGCCGTGCCGCGCGACAACGAAGCCATCAACGAATGCTGGATTTCTGATCGTGACCGTTTCAGCTATCAAGGCATTAACAGCCCTGACCGTATCAGCAAGCCGATGCTCAAGCGTAACGGCGAATGGCAGGAGGTCGGCTGGCAACAGGCTCTGGAAGCGACCGCTGAAATCCTGCGTGCGGCTAACCCGGAAGCAACCGCAGCGTTGGCAAATGCTACGTCCACGCTGGAAGAACTCTATCTGTTCCAGCGCCTGATGCGCGGACTAAATGTGCGCAACATCGACCATCGTCTGCGCCAGACCGATTTCAGCGACCAGAACGCTGCGCCGGTTTGCCCGTATCTGGGCATGGAAACCGCCGAGTTGGAGCAGCAAAACGCCGTCTTCCTGATTGGTTCCAACGTGCGTCAGGAACAGCCAATGCTGAACCACCGCATCCGCAAGGCTGCGTTGAACGGCGGGCAAGTCATGGCGTTGAACCCACGCGCTTTCGATTTCAACTACGACATCGACCAGCAGGCGGTGGCTCCGGCGGATATGCTGCAAACACTGGCTGCGATGGCGGGTGACGCTGGTCATCCGGTGATGAAAGTGCTGAAAGACGCTGAAAATGCGGTGGTGCTGTTGGGTAACGTGGCAGCCCAGCATCCTGATTTTGCATCCTTACGGGCGTTGGCTAGCGAGATTGCCAAACAGACTGGCGCTAAATTCGGTTATCTGGCGGAAAGTGCCAACAGCGTCGGGGCGTGGGTTGCCGGTGTCGTACCGCATCGTTTGTCCGCAGGCCGCGAACTCAAGCAGCCTGGTGCTCCGGTCAATGAAGTGTTGCACGACAACACCCGCACTTTCGTATTGCTGAATGCAGAGCTGGGTGATTTTGCCAATCCGCAGCAGGCGATGCAGGCATTCTCTGCTGCCGACAACGTGATCGTGATTTCACCGTTTGCGGATGACGTGACCCGCAAGTATGCAACCGTGCTACTGCCGGGCACGACGTTTGCCGAAACATCCGGCACTTTCATCAATGCCGCCGGTTACTGGCAATCTTTCAAGGGCGTAACTGAACCTCTGGGTGATGCACGCCCTACCTGGAAAATTTTGCGCGTCCTCGGTAACAACGCCGGTGTACCCGAGTTTGACTGGGTAACGACTGAAGAAATCACCGCTGAACTGAAGTTGGAACTGCATGGCGTAGAAGTCTGCAACAATGCCGATAACGGATTTTCCTCCTCCCCTGATAAGGGGAGGTCGGGAGGGGTTTCTTCCGGAGATTTCCAACGCATCGGCGATGTGGAAATGTACCGCGTTGACCCGCTGGTACGCCGCGCCAAAGCCTTGCAGGCCATGATGCCGGAAGCTGCGGTCAGCCTGAATCCGGCGGATGCCGACAAGCTGGGTGTTGCCGCTGGCGATACCGTCAAGGTGACGCAAAACGGTGTTTCCATCACGCTGCCTGCCGCTGTCGATGCAGGCATCCCGGCAGGTTGCGCAGGCTTGCAGTCCGGTATCGAAGTATCCAGCGTATTGGGTGCAGCCTTCGGTTCCATCCAGATAGCAAAGGCGGGGTAA
- the nuoE gene encoding NADH-quinone oxidoreductase subunit NuoE — translation MTELKRKRDRLSHHEREDIDAWIKRYPEDKKQSALLAALRAVMHEDHYLSREKMDAVADYLGLPEIAVYEVASFYSMYELDQKAAAKYSISVCTNVSCMLCGSDQILEHVENKLGIKLGESTPDGKFFLKVEEECLAACSSAPMMQVNHVYHTDLTPEKVDEILDGLE, via the coding sequence ATGACTGAACTCAAACGCAAACGCGACCGGCTCAGCCATCACGAGCGTGAAGATATTGACGCTTGGATTAAGCGCTATCCCGAAGACAAAAAACAGTCCGCGCTGCTGGCAGCTTTACGCGCCGTCATGCATGAAGACCATTATCTTTCACGTGAAAAAATGGACGCGGTTGCCGACTACCTTGGCCTGCCGGAAATCGCCGTATACGAAGTTGCCAGTTTCTACTCTATGTATGAACTTGACCAAAAGGCAGCGGCGAAATACAGCATTTCGGTTTGCACCAATGTTTCTTGCATGTTGTGCGGTTCCGACCAGATTCTGGAACATGTCGAAAACAAACTTGGCATCAAGCTGGGCGAATCCACACCCGACGGCAAATTCTTCCTCAAGGTGGAAGAAGAATGCCTGGCCGCGTGCAGCAGCGCCCCGATGATGCAGGTCAACCACGTGTACCACACCGATCTCACCCCGGAAAAGGTGGATGAGATTCTGGACGGACTGGAGTAA
- a CDS encoding NADH-quinone oxidoreductase subunit J, whose protein sequence is MSFEQLIFYLFSVTLVAAGISMVTVRNPVYAALSLIVCFFTSAALWLLLEAEFLGIVLVLVYVGAVMVLFLFVIMMLDLNLDLLKEGFARYLPVGFLVAAVVAVEMILVVNSGPFQATVPAAPAAPNNTEALGALLYTEYVYPFEIAAVILVVAIIAAIVLTLRRRPDSRKQDVSQQVQVRREDRVRLVKMKSERSE, encoded by the coding sequence ATGTCATTTGAACAACTCATTTTTTACCTGTTCTCTGTCACGCTGGTAGCTGCGGGGATCAGTATGGTGACGGTGCGTAACCCGGTATATGCAGCACTCAGCCTGATTGTGTGCTTTTTTACCAGTGCGGCGCTGTGGTTGCTGCTGGAGGCGGAATTCCTCGGCATCGTGCTGGTATTGGTGTATGTGGGGGCGGTCATGGTGCTGTTCCTGTTCGTCATTATGATGCTGGATTTGAACCTTGACCTGTTGAAGGAAGGGTTTGCGCGTTATTTACCGGTCGGTTTCTTGGTGGCTGCCGTGGTTGCGGTGGAAATGATCCTGGTTGTAAATAGCGGGCCATTCCAGGCAACCGTGCCTGCGGCTCCGGCTGCGCCCAATAATACCGAAGCGCTGGGTGCATTGCTGTATACCGAGTATGTGTACCCGTTCGAGATTGCCGCCGTGATTCTGGTGGTGGCGATCATTGCCGCGATTGTCCTGACCTTGCGCCGCCGTCCTGATTCCAGAAAACAGGATGTATCCCAGCAGGTGCAGGTACGCCGTGAAGACCGTGTACGTCTGGTCAAAATGAAGTCCGAGAGAAGCGAGTAA
- the nuoL gene encoding NADH-quinone oxidoreductase subunit L, with protein sequence MGAIYTAIPLAPLLGAIIAGLFGWKIGRTASHWVTILGVAIAFVLSVVVANDVIFNGNTYNGTVYTWAVIGDIRFEVGFLLDNLSTMMMLVVTFVSLMVHIYTIGYMHDDPGYQRFFSYISLFTFSMLMLVMSNNFMQLFFGWEAVGLVSYLLIGFWFKKDTAIYANMKAFLVNRVGDFGFLLGIAAVLMYCGTLDYAETFANIRNVAGVDIEIFAGWQWNVVTLIAILLFIGAMGKSAQVPLHVWLPDSMEGPTPISALIHAATMVTAGIFMVARMSPIFELSDTALNVILVIGATTAFFMGLIGIVQNDIKRVVAYSTLSQLGYMTVALGASAYSAAVFHLMTHAFFKALLFLAAGSVIIAMHHEQDIRKMGGLKKYMPITYWTSLIGSLALIGFPGFSGFFSKDLIIEAVHESHLGAAGYAYTLVLLGVFVTAFYSFRMFFLVFHGKERFDTHGHHDDHGHHDGHGDDHHGHGGTPHESPWVVTVPLMMLAVPSVVAGYLLDPMVVGEFFRNAIYVNDAAHGFDPGWAAWLSAHEGIEEISKEYHGVMAFILHGLMAPPFWLAMAGLASAWFIYMKDDSIARWAYDKFRWLHSLLDRKYYMDDFNQAVFAKGAVGLGNGLMAFGERLVIDGLIVNGSAKVVGWFSGLARHLQTGYLYHYAFSMVAGILLMLTWFLFFR encoded by the coding sequence ATGGGAGCAATCTATACAGCAATTCCACTTGCGCCTTTGCTGGGTGCGATTATCGCGGGTTTGTTTGGCTGGAAAATCGGGCGCACAGCTTCCCACTGGGTAACCATTCTGGGCGTGGCCATCGCGTTCGTGTTGTCGGTGGTGGTGGCGAATGATGTCATTTTCAACGGCAATACCTATAACGGCACGGTGTATACTTGGGCGGTGATCGGCGACATCCGCTTTGAGGTGGGTTTCCTGCTCGATAACCTCAGTACCATGATGATGCTGGTGGTGACATTCGTGTCCCTGATGGTGCATATCTACACCATCGGCTACATGCACGATGACCCCGGTTATCAGCGCTTCTTCAGTTACATTTCGTTGTTTACCTTCTCCATGCTGATGCTGGTCATGAGCAACAACTTCATGCAGTTGTTCTTTGGCTGGGAGGCTGTCGGTTTGGTGTCCTACCTGCTGATCGGTTTCTGGTTCAAGAAGGATACGGCTATCTATGCCAACATGAAGGCGTTTCTGGTCAACCGGGTGGGCGACTTCGGTTTCCTGTTGGGGATTGCGGCGGTGCTGATGTATTGCGGTACACTGGATTACGCGGAAACTTTCGCCAATATCCGCAATGTGGCCGGTGTGGACATTGAAATTTTCGCGGGCTGGCAATGGAATGTGGTGACGCTGATCGCCATCCTGTTGTTCATCGGCGCGATGGGCAAGTCGGCGCAGGTGCCTTTGCATGTATGGCTGCCGGATTCGATGGAAGGCCCAACCCCAATTTCGGCCTTGATCCACGCGGCGACCATGGTGACGGCGGGTATTTTCATGGTGGCGCGTATGTCACCAATCTTCGAGCTGTCTGATACCGCCCTGAATGTGATTCTGGTGATTGGCGCAACCACGGCCTTCTTCATGGGGCTGATAGGCATTGTGCAGAATGACATCAAGCGGGTGGTGGCGTATTCCACGCTGTCGCAGCTGGGTTATATGACGGTGGCGCTGGGTGCGTCGGCCTATTCGGCAGCAGTGTTCCACTTGATGACCCATGCGTTCTTCAAGGCGCTGCTGTTCTTGGCGGCAGGGTCGGTGATTATAGCAATGCACCATGAGCAGGACATCCGTAAGATGGGTGGCTTGAAGAAGTACATGCCGATTACTTACTGGACTTCATTGATCGGCTCATTGGCGCTGATCGGTTTTCCGGGGTTCTCCGGCTTTTTCTCCAAGGATTTGATCATCGAAGCGGTACATGAGTCACATCTGGGCGCAGCGGGTTATGCCTATACGCTGGTGTTACTGGGCGTGTTTGTGACGGCGTTTTACAGTTTCCGCATGTTCTTCCTGGTGTTCCACGGGAAGGAGCGTTTCGATACGCATGGCCACCACGATGATCATGGGCATCATGACGGCCACGGCGATGACCATCATGGGCACGGCGGTACGCCGCACGAGTCTCCATGGGTGGTGACTGTGCCGTTGATGATGCTGGCGGTTCCGTCCGTGGTGGCTGGGTATTTGCTGGATCCGATGGTGGTGGGAGAGTTTTTCCGCAACGCCATTTATGTGAATGATGCGGCTCATGGTTTTGACCCTGGTTGGGCTGCCTGGTTGTCGGCGCATGAAGGTATCGAGGAAATCAGCAAGGAATACCATGGTGTGATGGCCTTTATCCTGCATGGCCTGATGGCTCCGCCATTCTGGCTGGCGATGGCGGGTTTGGCATCTGCTTGGTTCATCTATATGAAAGATGACTCGATTGCCCGCTGGGCGTATGACAAATTCCGCTGGCTGCATAGCTTGCTGGACCGGAAATATTACATGGACGACTTCAACCAGGCGGTATTTGCCAAAGGGGCTGTTGGTCTGGGCAACGGACTGATGGCGTTTGGTGAGCGTCTGGTGATTGATGGCCTGATCGTGAATGGATCGGCTAAAGTGGTGGGGTGGTTCTCCGGTCTGGCACGTCATCTCCAGACGGGTTATCTGTACCATTATGCCTTCTCGATGGTGGCGGGCATCCTGCTGATGCTTACCTGGTTCCTGTTCTTCAGATAA